The stretch of DNA GCGGCTGGTGAATCATGATCCGCGAGTTCGGCAGTGCATTCCGTTTACCTGTGGCGCCGGCCGTGAGTAGCACGGCTGCCATCGAGGCGCATTGCCCGATGCAATAGGTGGCCACATCGCAAGTGATGAACTGCATCGTGTCGTAGATGGCCAGCCCGGCCGTGACGCTGCCGCCCGGCGAGTTCAAGTACAAGTGAATGTCGCTCTTGGCGTCCTCGGATTGCAGGAACAGCATCTGCGCGACGATCGAATTGGCAACTTCGTCGTTAATGCTCGATCCGAGGAAAATAATGCGGTCTTTCAAGAGCCGGCTATAGATATCCATCGCCCGCTCTTCGCGGCCGCTTTTCTCAATCACGTAAGGAATCAGTGGCATGGCAAAAACTCGCTGGCTGAATTGTTTCGACCACTATTTCGCGAGGCACGCATGGAAAGGGCAGCGATCAATCGGCCTTTTCTTCCTCGCCCAGGTCGCCTGGCGGCTTGGTAAGAATTTCATCCACGACGCCGTATTCTTTGGCCTGGCCGGCACTCATGTAAAAGTCGCGATCCGTATCCTTGGCAATCCGCTCGATCGGCTGGGCTGTATGACCAGCCAGGATCTTGTTGAGCACGTCACGCGTCTTGAGGATCTCTTGGGCCTGGATCTCGATGTCGGACACCTGGCCACCAACCTGGCCGTAGGGCTGATGAATCATGATCTTGGCGTTCGGCAAGGCGTAGCGCTTTCCCTTCGCGCCACCTGCCAATAACACCGCACCGCCACTGGCCGCCAGACCCACGCAATACGTGGCCACAGGACAGCTGAGGATCTGCATCGTGTCGTAGATCGCCAATGTGGCACTGACACTGCCGCCCGGCGAATTAATGTAGAAGTGAATTCCCTTGCGACGATTCTCGCTCTGCAAATACAGCAACTTCATCACGAGTTCGTTCGCGTTACCGTCGTGAATCTCGCCCTGTAAAAGGATGATCCGATTCTCGAGCAGCAAGTCGCCCAGCGTCATCTGCCGCTGCCGCTGATAGTCGCGGTAGCTGGCCACCGGGTCCAATGGTGAGTATGCGGAGTTGCGATTCATGAATGGTCCCTTTTTTCAGCCCGTGCGTACCCGTGTCGAGGAATTGTACGCATCGACTGTTGATGAGTCTTGCAACCGGTCGCCAGGCGACCGCCTTGGGTTTGGCGGCAGGACGGTTGCGACATGGCCGCCGTCCTGGCGCGCTGAGAGGATTTACTCAATTTGTCGCCTGTCGGATCGAGCTGCCGGGCCGCATCCTCCGGCCCACCGCGCTCGTCCACATCATCTTTACCGTCCGTGACTTCCGTGCCCCGCGACTGTATTTAGAACTACCGTGTTGAGCGCTGTCGTATAGAGCACTGCCGTGTTGAAATGCCACATCGCTGACATGAGTGACGACTAGCCGCGCTCTGGCGACTTGGGCAATGTTTCGGCTCCGCCAGAATGCTTGGCCTCGGGAATATCCGTCTCGCCTTCCTCGCCGCCCAGAGTCTGATCTACCGCTTCGGCGTCGGAGTGCTCTAGCTTGTAAGGCACCTCCTTGAACTTAGCGTGCGAAAGGATCAAGTCGATCGCCTTACGTTCGACGATCTGATTCCGCAACGTGTCCATCAGGCCGCGCTTCTCGAGTTGTGCCCGCGTGCGACGAGGGCTCTCGCCGGATTGCTGGGCAATCAACTCGATTTCCAGATCGTAGTCTTCGGGCCGATCTTCGATTTTTTCCGCTTCGGCGATCCGCTCAAGAATGAAATGCTCTTTCAGGGCGCGTGCAGTCGAGGCGCGACTATTCTGGCGCAACTCGTTCTCGTGAGCGCGAATTTCCGCTTCGCCAAAGCCGCTGCGTTGCAATTCGAGAACACTCCGCTCCAACTCTCGACCGGCCTGACGCCGTAACAGCTCAGGCGGCAAATCCCAGTCGGCAGCCACGGTCAGCGCCCCCAACACCTGCTGACGAGCCAACCGCTGCTGCTCGTACTGCAAGCGACGCTCGAGCTGCTCCTTGACGGCGACTCGCAATGCTTCCTCGGATTTGAAATCCCCCAGCTCCTCGAGCAACGCCGGCGTCAATTGCGGCAGTTCGAGTTGCTTGACTTCGAGCACTTCGAAGATCGCCTTCAGAGTCTTGCCGCGGAGTGCTTCGTTGGGGGCATCGGCCGAAAGCTTGGCCTCGCCCTCCCGTGTCTCACTCGCCTTCACACCCTTCATCAGCTTGTCAAAACGTTCGATTTTTCCGTCGCGGAAACTGAGCACCGGGCGTATGCGAATCGTCTCTTCCTTGGCGCTAGAGATGACTTCGCCCGCGGCGTCCTGGAAGGTCAGATTCACCGTCACGTAATCCCCGACGTGTGCGGCGCCTTCGTGTGGCACCAGGCGGCCGCGACGAGCCAGCATGTCCTGCAGTTGCTTGCTGACCTCGGCGTCGGTAAAATCGCGCACCGGCCGCTCGACCGTCAGCCCCTTCCACTCTGGCAAATCGAATTCGGGGCGCACCTCGATATCGAACTCAAAGGTCATCGGGCCTTCCTCGGGAATGGCCACGGCGACCGGATCGAAATCGGGTTCGCTGATCGGCGAGAGGCTGCCGTCCTCTGACACTTGCGTCATGCTGTCCATCAGCAGCGACATCTTGACCTGATCGCTGACGTCCTTGCGAAATCGGGCTTCGACGAGCTTGCGCGGCGCACGCCCGGCGCGAAATCCGGGAACCTCGGCCTTACCTACCAACTCCGAAAACGAATTGTCGAAATAGCGATCGATGTCCTCGCGCGAAACCGTCACCGTTACATGACGTTCGCAGGCGCTCTTCTTCGCGATCTGTACCGCAAGGCCAAGCTTTTCGACCGCTTCGGCACTGGGTGCCTCGGCTCCGCCGGCCGTGGCTTCTTCGAGTTCTTGATCCTTGCTGGCAGACATGACGCCTCGTCAATTTCTGAATGTCGCAGGATTGCCGACCGGCTGACCGGTCGCCAAAACCCTGCCTGAAACCATCGCTCTGGGGTGATCCGGGTAACCGCCAAAGAGAGCGGGTGATGGGATTCGAACCCACGACAACGACGTTGGCAACGTCGTGCTCTACCAACTGAGCTACACCCGCGCGAAACGCCCGCGCGCAGCGGCAACACCCCACCCACGACCCTTAAATCCTTATCGGACAAACGGATTATAGGTTGGACCGGAGACCGTGCAAGGGCAGTTGCACAACGCTCGGAGCACACAAGAGTTCGCGCGATTTACCGGCCGCAAAGTCCGTCGCCGCAGGCGGATAAAATCGTCAATTTCACTCGGCAGGGATCGCCATCGCTGGCGCCGCCAGCGATGGTGCGGCATCACGAATGTGCCCGGCGGGTACGATTCGTCGCCTAGGCTGCCTGAGAAATAGTTGCGGTGCGGTCTTTGTCCCTATATAGTAAGGGGTTGCGACGCAACGTTTGTCTCCCATGACGATCCGATACTCCCCGATTCAGCCGACTCCCTTGGAGCGAAAAGCTGGCATGAGACCGAAGTTGGTTTTGGTTGCGGGCAAGGCGGACAAGGCCGAGATCCGCTTGCGCTTGCCGACAATCGTCGGTCGCACCGGCGACGCCGGCCTGATGATCGCTCACAAAACGGTGAGCCGGCGGCATTGCGAGCTGTTCGAGCGGTACGGCATGTTGTATGTCCGCGATACCGGTTCGCGAAACGGCACGCTCGTCGACGACGCGCCCATTAAAGAGGCGATGGTCAAGCCGGGCCATACGCTGACCATTGGGCCGCTCACATTTCGCGCGGACTATGAACCTGCCGATTCCTTCATTCGTTCAGACGATGCCGATTCGCCCGATGATACCGACGCAGGCGTGACTGCAGACAGCACGAACGCGGCGGACAACGGAATGGGGGACGAAGCTACCGCGGATATCACGGCAACGAAAGTGACAGCGGCCGCGGCGATCGCACAGGCAGTGAATGTTTCCGAGACTCCACCATCTGGCGAGTTGGAGTTCGAGGATTTCGGCAGCGAGGATCTGGGCGAACTCGGCTTGCCGCCACTGGTCGATGCTGTCGCTGACGATCAGAACGGCCACATCGAGAAAGAGGCTCTGCTGGCGGACGCGGCGGAATCCGCGGACGATCTCATGGCGCTCGATGAAGACGAGTTCGCGATGGCGTTCGAGTCGGAGGAGTTGCCGGCCCCAACGGCTGAAGTTGCGGAAGCGGCTCCCGTA from Pirellulales bacterium encodes:
- a CDS encoding ATP-dependent Clp protease proteolytic subunit; protein product: MPLIPYVIEKSGREERAMDIYSRLLKDRIIFLGSSINDEVANSIVAQMLFLQSEDAKSDIHLYLNSPGGSVTAGLAIYDTMQFITCDVATYCIGQCASMAAVLLTAGATGKRNALPNSRIMIHQPLAGMEGTAEEIMIHAKEFQKVKAKINSILLKHTGHPLDKIEKDTDRDRFMSSEEALEYCLIDRVIEHMAPTPATT
- a CDS encoding ATP-dependent Clp protease proteolytic subunit, producing MNRNSAYSPLDPVASYRDYQRQRQMTLGDLLLENRIILLQGEIHDGNANELVMKLLYLQSENRRKGIHFYINSPGGSVSATLAIYDTMQILSCPVATYCVGLAASGGAVLLAGGAKGKRYALPNAKIMIHQPYGQVGGQVSDIEIQAQEILKTRDVLNKILAGHTAQPIERIAKDTDRDFYMSAGQAKEYGVVDEILTKPPGDLGEEEKAD
- the tig gene encoding trigger factor codes for the protein MSASKDQELEEATAGGAEAPSAEAVEKLGLAVQIAKKSACERHVTVTVSREDIDRYFDNSFSELVGKAEVPGFRAGRAPRKLVEARFRKDVSDQVKMSLLMDSMTQVSEDGSLSPISEPDFDPVAVAIPEEGPMTFEFDIEVRPEFDLPEWKGLTVERPVRDFTDAEVSKQLQDMLARRGRLVPHEGAAHVGDYVTVNLTFQDAAGEVISSAKEETIRIRPVLSFRDGKIERFDKLMKGVKASETREGEAKLSADAPNEALRGKTLKAIFEVLEVKQLELPQLTPALLEELGDFKSEEALRVAVKEQLERRLQYEQQRLARQQVLGALTVAADWDLPPELLRRQAGRELERSVLELQRSGFGEAEIRAHENELRQNSRASTARALKEHFILERIAEAEKIEDRPEDYDLEIELIAQQSGESPRRTRAQLEKRGLMDTLRNQIVERKAIDLILSHAKFKEVPYKLEHSDAEAVDQTLGGEEGETDIPEAKHSGGAETLPKSPERG
- a CDS encoding FHA domain-containing protein — encoded protein: MRPKLVLVAGKADKAEIRLRLPTIVGRTGDAGLMIAHKTVSRRHCELFERYGMLYVRDTGSRNGTLVDDAPIKEAMVKPGHTLTIGPLTFRADYEPADSFIRSDDADSPDDTDAGVTADSTNAADNGMGDEATADITATKVTAAAAIAQAVNVSETPPSGELEFEDFGSEDLGELGLPPLVDAVADDQNGHIEKEALLADAAESADDLMALDEDEFAMAFESEELPAPTAEVAEAAPVPDALSDMESDDDILSFDMTDEPAALPAEADADLASLLADDDAGFEVSGAAESAPLLDEPEDELGFTLEDLEDSPPLPAVEEAGESEEEAGDMLSFEVAEPAPPTNPAKQTGGDKGAKVSLEEEKSSGENSDMSGFMKELGL